In Humulus lupulus chromosome 7, drHumLupu1.1, whole genome shotgun sequence, the following are encoded in one genomic region:
- the LOC133788234 gene encoding DEAD-box ATP-dependent RNA helicase 20-like isoform X1, with the protein MSYVPPHLRNLISSTTSTTTTTSNTSPTLTLPTDCANLFYTSNSNSYSNSSNGFRRTSSTLSPLPDPVFPLWKPSQRVLTMNPDQIEEVRCRLNVDVTSAPDSEPAPAPIESFEDMCLHPSIMKDIAYHEYTRPTAIQAQAMPVALSGRDLLGCAETGSGKTAAFAIPMIQHCLAQSPVRRGDGPLALVLAPTRELAQQIEKEVKAFSKSLESFKTAIVVGGTNISDQRSELRAGVDIVVATPGRFIDHLQQGNSSLSRVSFVVLDEADRMLDMGFEPQIREVMRSLPEKHQTLLFSATMPVEIEALTQEYLSSPVQVKVGKVSSPTANVSQNLVKVPDSEKLDQLLALLVEEASHAERSGHPFPLTIVFVERKTRCDEVAEALVAQGLHAVALHGGRSQNEREAALRNFRNGSTNILVATDVASRGLDVSGVAHVINLDLPKSMEDYVHRIGRTGRAGSMGQATSFYTDRDLFLVAQIKKAIAEVESGNVVTFATGKVARRKEKEAAVAQKEARIALSKLSMVGPNSLNIEDKYRFMIASSNIKREGSADSAWDD; encoded by the exons ATGTCGTACGTACCTCCACACTTGAGGAACTTGATCAGCTCAACCACcagtaccactactaccacctcCAATACCTCACCAACACTCACTCTCCCTACTGATTGCGCTAACCTTTTCTACACCTCCAATTCCAATTCCTACTCCAACTCCTCCAATGGCTTCCGCCGCACCTCCTCCACTCTTTCTCCCTTGCCTGACCCTGTTTTCCCTCTCTGGAAGCCCTCCCAACGAGTCCTCACCATGAACCCCGACCAG ATTGAAGAGGTTCGTTGTCGGCTCAACGTTGATGTTACTTCTGCCCCCGACTCTGAGCCTGCGCCCGCACCAATTGAGTCTTTTGAAGATATG TGTCTGCACCCTAGCATAATGAAGGATATAGCGTATCATGAATATACCAGGCCAACAGCTATTCAGGCGCAAGCAATGCCAGTTGCCCTCAGTGGTCGGGATTTATTGGGTTGTGCTGAAACTGGTAGTGGTAAAACAGCTGCATTTGCCATTCCAATGATACAG CATTGCTTGGCTCAATCTCCTGTTCGTCGTGGCGATGGGCCCCTAGCGTTGGTATTAGCTCCGACTAGAGAGCTTGCTCAACAAATTGAGAAGGAG GTTAAGGCTTTTAGCAAATCTCTCGAGTCATTTAAAACTGCAATTGTTGTTGGTGGAACTAATATATCTGACCAG AGGTCTGAGCTCCGTGCTGGAGTTGATATAGTTGTTGCTACTCCTGGGAGATTTATAGATCATTTGCAGCAAGGAAATAGTTCACTTTCAAGAGTTTCATTTGTTGTTCTAGATGAGGCTGACAGAATGCTTGACATGGGGTTTGAACCTCAGATAAGAGAG GTGATGCGGAGTCTTCCTGAAAAGCATCAAACTTTGTTGTTTAGTGCTACCATGCCTGTGGAGATTGAAGCACTAACTCAG GAATACTTATCTAGCCCTGTGCAAGTGAAGGTAGGAAAAGTTAGTAGTCCAACAGCAAATGTATCTCAAAATCTGGTGAAGGTTCCTGACAGTGAGAAG CTTGATCAGCTTCTAGCTCTTCTTGTAGAGGAAGCATCTCATGCTGAAAGATCTGGTCATCCTTTTCCCTTAACTATTGTCTTTGTGGAGAGGAAG ACAAGATGTGATGAAGTTGCTGAAGCCTTGGTAGCACAAGGTTTACATGCAGTTGCTCTTCACGGAGGCCGCTCACAGAATGAGAGAGAGGCTGCTTTACGAAATTTTAGGAATGGCTCTACTAATATTTTG GTTGCTACAGATGTTGCATCTCGTGGTTTGGATGTCTCAGGAGTTGCTCATGTTATCAATTTAGATCTTCCAAAG AGCATGGAAGATTATGTACACCGAATTGGAAGGACAGGTAGAGCAGGATCAATGGGTCAAGCTACTTCCTTTTACACTGATCGtgatttg TTCCTTGTTGCACAAATAAAGAAAGCAATAGCAGAAGTTGAATCTGGAAATGTTGTTACATTTGCGACGGGGAAG GTTGCTAGAAGGAAAGAGAAAGAAGCTGCAGTGGCTCAGAAAGAAGCTAGGATTGCTCTTTCTAAGCTCTCAATGGTGGGACCAAATTCATTAAACATAGAGGACAAGTATAGGTTCATGATTGCCTCATCGAATATCAAAAGAGAGGGATCAGCTGATAGTGCTTGGGATGATTAG
- the LOC133788234 gene encoding DEAD-box ATP-dependent RNA helicase 52A-like isoform X2 encodes MSYVPPHLRNLISSTTSTTTTTSNTSPTLTLPTDCANLFYTSNSNSYSNSSNGFRRTSSTLSPLPDPVFPLWKPSQRVLTMNPDQIEEVRCRLNVDVTSAPDSEPAPAPIESFEDMCLHPSIMKDIAYHEYTRPTAIQAQAMPVALSGRDLLGCAETGSGKTAAFAIPMIQHCLAQSPVRRGDGPLALVLAPTRELAQQIEKEVKAFSKSLESFKTAIVVGGTNISDQRSELRAGVDIVVATPGRFIDHLQQGNSSLSRVSFVVLDEADRMLDMGFEPQIREVMRSLPEKHQTLLFSATMPVEIEALTQEYLSSPVQVKVGKVSSPTANVSQNLVKVPDSEKLDQLLALLVEEASHAERSGHPFPLTIVFVERKTRCDEVAEALVAQGLHAVALHGGRSQNEREAALRNFRNGSTNILVATDVASRGLDVSGVAHVINLDLPKKF; translated from the exons ATGTCGTACGTACCTCCACACTTGAGGAACTTGATCAGCTCAACCACcagtaccactactaccacctcCAATACCTCACCAACACTCACTCTCCCTACTGATTGCGCTAACCTTTTCTACACCTCCAATTCCAATTCCTACTCCAACTCCTCCAATGGCTTCCGCCGCACCTCCTCCACTCTTTCTCCCTTGCCTGACCCTGTTTTCCCTCTCTGGAAGCCCTCCCAACGAGTCCTCACCATGAACCCCGACCAG ATTGAAGAGGTTCGTTGTCGGCTCAACGTTGATGTTACTTCTGCCCCCGACTCTGAGCCTGCGCCCGCACCAATTGAGTCTTTTGAAGATATG TGTCTGCACCCTAGCATAATGAAGGATATAGCGTATCATGAATATACCAGGCCAACAGCTATTCAGGCGCAAGCAATGCCAGTTGCCCTCAGTGGTCGGGATTTATTGGGTTGTGCTGAAACTGGTAGTGGTAAAACAGCTGCATTTGCCATTCCAATGATACAG CATTGCTTGGCTCAATCTCCTGTTCGTCGTGGCGATGGGCCCCTAGCGTTGGTATTAGCTCCGACTAGAGAGCTTGCTCAACAAATTGAGAAGGAG GTTAAGGCTTTTAGCAAATCTCTCGAGTCATTTAAAACTGCAATTGTTGTTGGTGGAACTAATATATCTGACCAG AGGTCTGAGCTCCGTGCTGGAGTTGATATAGTTGTTGCTACTCCTGGGAGATTTATAGATCATTTGCAGCAAGGAAATAGTTCACTTTCAAGAGTTTCATTTGTTGTTCTAGATGAGGCTGACAGAATGCTTGACATGGGGTTTGAACCTCAGATAAGAGAG GTGATGCGGAGTCTTCCTGAAAAGCATCAAACTTTGTTGTTTAGTGCTACCATGCCTGTGGAGATTGAAGCACTAACTCAG GAATACTTATCTAGCCCTGTGCAAGTGAAGGTAGGAAAAGTTAGTAGTCCAACAGCAAATGTATCTCAAAATCTGGTGAAGGTTCCTGACAGTGAGAAG CTTGATCAGCTTCTAGCTCTTCTTGTAGAGGAAGCATCTCATGCTGAAAGATCTGGTCATCCTTTTCCCTTAACTATTGTCTTTGTGGAGAGGAAG ACAAGATGTGATGAAGTTGCTGAAGCCTTGGTAGCACAAGGTTTACATGCAGTTGCTCTTCACGGAGGCCGCTCACAGAATGAGAGAGAGGCTGCTTTACGAAATTTTAGGAATGGCTCTACTAATATTTTG GTTGCTACAGATGTTGCATCTCGTGGTTTGGATGTCTCAGGAGTTGCTCATGTTATCAATTTAGATCTTCCAAAG AAATTCTGA